Proteins from a genomic interval of Lolium perenne isolate Kyuss_39 chromosome 1, Kyuss_2.0, whole genome shotgun sequence:
- the LOC127294704 gene encoding auxin-responsive protein IAA15 codes for MSVETERSSTESSAASGLDFEDTALTLRLPGSDPDRKRASTSDPDCPSPTAADSPPSPKAQVVGWPPVRAFRKNALAASASARTKFVKVAVDGAPYLRKVDLAAFAGYTTSSAAAYDQLLAALQDKFISHFTVRKLGNEEMKLVDAVTGTEYVPTYEDKDGDWMLVGDVPWRMFVETCQRIRLMKSSEAVNLAPRAAR; via the exons ATGTCGGTCGAGACGGAGCGGAGCTCCACGGAGTCCTCCGCCGCCTCGGGGCTCGACTTCGAGGACACCGCGCTCACCCTGCGCCTCCCGGGCTCCGACCCCGACCGCAAGCGCGCATCCACATCCGACCCCGACTGCCCCTCCCCCACCGCCGCCGACTCGCCGCCTTCACCCAA GGCGCAGGTGGTGGGCTGGCCGCCGGTGCGCGCCTTCCGGAAGAACGCGCTCGCCGCCTCGGCCTCGGCCAGGACCAAGTTCGTCAAGGTGGCCGTCGACGGCGCGCCCTACCTGCGCAAGGTCGACCTCGCCGCCTTCGCGGGATACACAACCAGCTCTGCTGCCGCCTATGACCAGCTCCTCGCCGCGCTGCAGGACAAGTTCATCTCACACTTCACCGTCC GCAAGCTCGGGAACGAGGAGATGAAGCTCGTCGACGCGGTGACCGGCACGGAGTACGTGCCCACGTACGAGGATAAGGACGGTGACTGGATGCTCGTCGGAGACGTGCCCTGGAG AATGTTTGTGGAGACCTGCCAGCGTATTCGACTCATGAAAAGCTCCGAGGCTGTCAATCTAG CACCAAGAGCAGCTCGGTGA